A window of Maniola jurtina chromosome W, ilManJurt1.1, whole genome shotgun sequence contains these coding sequences:
- the LOC123879924 gene encoding uncharacterized protein LOC123879924, which translates to MPKNITNEVREIILKIKEFMDDEKRMQVPIIPLSKVYVRVSAATGVSERTVLNIVKEARLVEQGLLDPDTFKRAPKKRVRTKGKIEVDEYDLQVIRRKIHEFYAFKKEVPTINKLLQILKEEINFKGSRETLRKILRKNGFQFRKTKNNKEKEHAPESTSSVPPMVTPYIHSMFNHKNIQ; encoded by the exons atgccgaaaaatattacaaatgaagtacgtgaaataattttaaaaatcaaagagtttatgGACGATGAAAAACGGATGCAAGTACCAATAATACCGCTCAGCAAAGTATACGTAAGGGTGTCTGCTGCCACAG gtGTATCAGAAAGAACAGTGCTTAATATAGTGAAAGAAGCCAGGCTAGTAGAGCAAGGATTATTAGATCCTGATACATTCAAGAGGGCACCTAAGAAAAGAGTTCGAACCAAAGGAAAAATAGAAGTTGATGAATATGATTTGCAAGTTATCAGACGAAAGATTCATGAGTTTTATGCATTCAAAAAAGAAGTGCCaactataaataaacttttacaaatctTGAAAGAGGAAATAAACTTCAAAGGTTCGAGAGAAACACTAAGAAAAATCCTTCGTAAAAATGGGTTTCaattcagaaaaacaaaaaataataaagagaaaGAGCATGCACCAGAATCAACCTCATCTGTCCCTCCGATGGTTACACCATATATTCACTCCATGttcaatcataaaaatattcagtaA